A region of the Bdellovibrionota bacterium genome:
TGACCTCTTTTCATATGAAAGAGACCCAACACGGACCAATAGAGACCTTCCTGGGGCGAGATGCTGCACGCCCTTTCCAGATGGGATACCGCCTCCACCAAGTCATTATTAGGAAAATACGCATCGTGAGCTTGGGCGTATTCCTCTCGAGCGATATCACGACGTTCGAATTCATGAGGTTCGAAAGAGCCGTTCTCTTGACCGGTCGGACCGGGAAAAAGATCGAACGCCGAATAGCGCCTTTTCGAAACCGGAGCATGACCTATCGCGCTGAACAATCTCCGCCTCGCAGGCTCGAACACGACGCTCGAAATCGTATGAACTTGGCAAACGGTGGAACCGTACGCCCTTTCGTTGCCTAAGATCGGATCCCAACTGTCGGCCAAGAACTGCGCACATTTGAGGGGAGTTAATACGACAGTCGATTCATCGACTAGCTTCTTGGCGCGAAAATACCTTGCCTTGGAATCGATCGACCTTCCGTGGCTGATCCAGTATTCCGATTGCTTTCCGCCCACGCCCGAATAATGGTTCGCGCAAATGACGGAGCGGTTTTCAAGCCCACGAATCTCGATTCCATCGGCATTCATCTCCACGACGATGGCGTTCCTCTCTCGCAGCGACCCCAACACAAACGACCAGCCGGCACCGGCGCGAAATCCGCTCAGAATACGAACCGCGTCATCCAACGTGCGCGCGTGTCGAATCACTTCCTGGCCCAGGATGACGATCGGAGTCGCCTGCAGCGAAACCCGCGTGGAGTAATTCATATGGAGCGAGAGGGTCAGGCCGGCTTCGTTCATGGCCGTTATTCCGGCGGTGTCGATCCCGAGCGCGGTGACGGAGGCGTATCTTTGGCCGTCCGGGGGAGCGTACTCGATCACCGCCGGGTGCCGCGTCCATCGCCTCCCTCCAGGAAAATCGAGGTTTCGCGCGTGCAGAAGCGGCGGTTCACCGTCCTCTCGCCCGACGACGACAAATGATGTGCACCCCAAGTGAATATGATCCAGCGTAGGGCCATGAAAAAAGTATTGTTGTTTCCCAATGAGATACGCATAGGCGTCGGGCATAACCATCGCCCGATGGATTAACGTGAGAGGTAATCCGCTCCCTTCCGCGAAACCTTCCGCCGCCGCCCGATAGTGCGCAGGGATCTGTTCGATGATCTTCTGCTCCACGAGGCGATCCACGAGCTTGCGAATCCGCTGACGAAAAGTCCGTTCCAACGAACCCCGAATCTGAAAGGAAAAGACGGAATCCAGAAATCGGCCGAAAAATTCAACGGCCTCCAGGGCATCGGCCTCCCTGGCCAGCCGGCCATGAGCTCTTCCCATCTGGAACGGTCCGCCGGAAAGTTGAAGCGTGTGCGGCCGAGGTGCGTCTTGACCCAAAGCGTTGCTTTTCGCCTCCGACATTCCGAATCATTAGAACTTCGCGCGACCTCCATGACAAGGTTAATGCGGCGCGTGAGTGAATTCAAATCGACAATGGCTTTACAATGGCAAATGAGACGGCTAGGTCTCTCCTTCTCCCGTGCCCGAAACCGAGCTGAATCCAATGAACCCAGGCGCACCTGTCGGAATTGAAGATTTATGCCTTCTCGCCAACACACTGGCCGAACACGGGCTTTATGAAAAGGCCGTGCAAATCTATGAAAGCGCCTGCCGTCTATACCCCGGCAACCTCGCACTTAAGATCAACCTGGGGCGTGTGCGGAGTCTTCAGCATCATTCCTTAGAGTCTCCCAAGGATTTTCTTCCGGCGCCAAAGATCGAACAGCCCACGACGGATTTGTGGGCCAACCGTTATCAAGGCCTGGGAGAAATCTTTCTTAAGAACGGGAGGCGCGATGAGGCGCGTGAGATTTTTGAGCTGTCCAAGGCCAGCAATCCGAGTTTCTATCTGCCTTTTTTGAATCTCGGCCGGCTCTATCTAGACTCCGGTGAATTCGAGCGCGCCATCGCCGAACTCGAGCAGGCACGAAGATTTAATCCGTTCAATGAGGAGGTTTGTAGCCTTTTGGGCGCCGTCCGGTTCCAAAACCGTGACTACCGCGACGCCCTGACGATGTATGTCGACGCTTTGATTCTATCCGGAGAGATTTCAAAGCCGGCCTCGCGCAGCCCGTACCGCACCAAAATCAGAGAATGCGCCGACAAAATCTCCGGATTTTCCGCCAAAATGCGAAACGATCTGATTCGAGATCGCCGAAACCGGATAAACGCTCGTTACGAAGAGTTCGAACAGGAGCTACGAAAGTCCGCTTCCGTTTCTTCGCCGCAAAGAGAAACTCCGACGGAAAACCCGTCGATCCCCGCCTCATCGCAGGTGATGGATGCCGCGAAAGAGGCCGACGAACGAAAGCGGACGCTGGAAATGGTGGCTCGGCTTAAACGCCACCTTATTTTCCGGAATATGGACGACGAAGCGGTGTTCAAAGTTGCGCGCTTTACCTCGGATATGCGTTTCCTCCAAGGAGACTTTATCTTCCAAGAATCGGAACCGATCTATGGCCTGTACCTCATTAATCGGGGAAAGGTGGAAATTCAAAAGAGTACCCCCTTCGGTCCGATTATTTACGCCACGTTTGAGAAAGGTGAGTTCTTCGGTGACGATAATCTTTTGAGCGGGCGGAAACGATTTACCTGCGCATTGGCCGTGCACGAAACAGATGTTCTGTTCATTGATAAAGCAGGGCTCGCGACCATCTTCGTCCGGGAAAAGGCCATCGCCATCCATTTTCTCTGGTATTTCTGGAAGTCGCTCAGCTTTCAAATACGGGAAGCCAATGACCGGATGACCAGTTTCTTCGCCGGTTCCTCTGAAAACGCGAAACGGGAAATTTTGGCCGCGACCGTTTCATCCCCCGGCCGCCCCACGCACGTGGAGATCGACAAGAAGTTGGAAGTTCTTCAGACCAAGGGCCTGACGGCGCGGGAACTCGGGCTCTTGGCGCGATTCAGCA
Encoded here:
- a CDS encoding cyclic nucleotide-binding domain-containing protein, with amino-acid sequence MNPGAPVGIEDLCLLANTLAEHGLYEKAVQIYESACRLYPGNLALKINLGRVRSLQHHSLESPKDFLPAPKIEQPTTDLWANRYQGLGEIFLKNGRRDEAREIFELSKASNPSFYLPFLNLGRLYLDSGEFERAIAELEQARRFNPFNEEVCSLLGAVRFQNRDYRDALTMYVDALILSGEISKPASRSPYRTKIRECADKISGFSAKMRNDLIRDRRNRINARYEEFEQELRKSASVSSPQRETPTENPSIPASSQVMDAAKEADERKRTLEMVARLKRHLIFRNMDDEAVFKVARFTSDMRFLQGDFIFQESEPIYGLYLINRGKVEIQKSTPFGPIIYATFEKGEFFGDDNLLSGRKRFTCALAVHETDVLFIDKAGLATIFVREKAIAIHFLWYFWKSLSFQIREANDRMTSFFAGSSENAKREILAATVSSPGRPTHVEIDKKLEVLQTKGLTARELGLLARFSNEEMYNHGEKIFREGELGDRLYIVLDGSVLISKQIPGVGEEALALLKKGDFFGEMALVGQHHRSADAKAQEQGTTVLVVTRDALREILAIDTDSAYQFLTILCRILSQRLLEMNEKIYQWRMMSGGF
- a CDS encoding C45 family autoproteolytic acyltransferase/hydrolase, which produces MSEAKSNALGQDAPRPHTLQLSGGPFQMGRAHGRLAREADALEAVEFFGRFLDSVFSFQIRGSLERTFRQRIRKLVDRLVEQKIIEQIPAHYRAAAEGFAEGSGLPLTLIHRAMVMPDAYAYLIGKQQYFFHGPTLDHIHLGCTSFVVVGREDGEPPLLHARNLDFPGGRRWTRHPAVIEYAPPDGQRYASVTALGIDTAGITAMNEAGLTLSLHMNYSTRVSLQATPIVILGQEVIRHARTLDDAVRILSGFRAGAGWSFVLGSLRERNAIVVEMNADGIEIRGLENRSVICANHYSGVGGKQSEYWISHGRSIDSKARYFRAKKLVDESTVVLTPLKCAQFLADSWDPILGNERAYGSTVCQVHTISSVVFEPARRRLFSAIGHAPVSKRRYSAFDLFPGPTGQENGSFEPHEFERRDIAREEYAQAHDAYFPNNDLVEAVSHLERACSISPQEGLYWSVLGLFHMKRGHLSEAEQALRRAIETPDSRFRTAQYRLFLARVLDLAGRRKEALEEYEKIKTNPDIGPSARRGLRKPWNWKRAQRLVIDTTLGDAIEPP